In Solenopsis invicta isolate M01_SB chromosome 1, UNIL_Sinv_3.0, whole genome shotgun sequence, one genomic interval encodes:
- the LOC105201608 gene encoding bromodomain-containing protein 4 isoform X6: MQQVDTISQNNSTSIPGKASTTPASPAKEPPPRDEPPLEPVNGIVQPPVVPPPNRPGRITNQLQFLQKGVLKPVWKHQFAWPFQQPVDAKKLNLPDYHKIIKKPMDLGTIKKRLENSYYWSGKECIQDFNTMFTNCYVYNKPGEDVVVMAQALEKLFLTKVAQMPKEEVELDPPVPKGPKGKKTGRVGGPGVGAVTPGAGRGRPSSGAAAVTSSVPNSLTPSATSAGTTGVIPMPPLGTQAPVSVPGSTNTTTIAPPSSMGVTPMATHNSLPQQVVPPTTGYHAQPAMDPQTAAAVPPPPQVPATPTVMPPSQPAKLKKGVKRKADTTTPTANAFDPLYAPMDSKNAKIPTRRESGRQIKKPTRQAEDGLVPYHQANMPLMGAMAQQPPHAGVKGKEKLSEALKSCNDILKELFAKKHSPYAWPFYKPVDAELLGLHDYHEIIKKPMDLGTVKTKMDNRQYKTAHEFASDVRLIFTNCYKYNPPDHDVVSMARKLQDIFEMRYAKVPDEPMGSSMVAMKGSSSGSGSSSGGDSSSESDDSVEVERTQKLLELQQELKAMQEQMRKLVEETGKKKNKKKKPDKPKSKPMSNKNSSLVASHTGAMKELMKPSGIPNVSDSVGASIASVAMGAGDLKMPGGIASDLHHQTTAVGPNKTHAAGSLGHHLPTAVNAKPKGKRGPGKAATTANTATKRPKANSRSTGNKKKNTGNQPPPITFDSEDEDNAKPMSYDEKRQLSLDINKLPGDKLGRVVHIIQSREPSLRDSNPDEIEIDFETLKPSTLRELESYVASCLRKKPHKKVSGKSKDEQMAEKKQELEKRLQDVTGQLGNVKKTAKKEDSSKSVDVVGTGGASGPSRLSASSSSSSDSDSSSSSLSSSSTDSSDSEAGNSSNRPHKKKAKKNAPSTGPPPTATVASAPTLNHSGALLMNNQPSANSTGPITKPPVTQPSNISSESGGNNNQQPVAVAAVTTGQNIPVASHASMPAQPSRPTALATAAPVKKPTPTPPPPPPPLPPTTSNPPTPSVSVPTPPPSVTPTNTNSMTASPAVSQQPQQPPASISSFPNANTSVPTDGTNLNQQSDLLQPYNTLASVPTTQSSLDQTLALKKEASFIQTQPTLDQTLALKKESSFIQTSHTTNNTNNNTNLSLPDVKSVSMMPTSNLNLGNINVTNLNMNLSQGLAAHMSMHNQLENMINTTASLTNIQNSHNVTMSQQHSNGFPNTKRGNSPNMLNNNGIPGLNMGMNMGTMSSIFDPLPIVTMPMQISQIALKKEEKPPFREIPISQPQLTQKPMDAGAFFAEMNTLGIPPMGNHTSAQLMPEKKMTPPDSKNSASNFASAFKNKTVEQNVKNASSWSSLAQASSPQSAAAGSSMKSAARDSFQAFKKQAKEKQDRQRALMEQQEMRRQQKEQAERERLMRQENERRREREEEDALDKVRKNIADQQGNVMTATTRAEEVKATTDTDSSSPSHSSSQDKSAAERERLRQREQERRRREAMASHIDMNLQSDLMAAFEESL; this comes from the exons ATGCAGCAGGTGGACACCATCTCGCAGAACAATTCT ACGAGTATACCTGGCAAGGCTTCAACTACGCCAGCGAGTCCTGCAAAGGAACCGCCTCCACGTGATGAACCACCTCTGGAACCGGTGAATGGCATAGTTCAACCACCGGTCGTTCCACCACCGAATCGTCCAGGACGTATCACGAATCAGttgcaatttttgcaaaaaggtGTTTTGAAGCCAGTATGGAAGCATCAATTTGCCTGGCCCTTCCAACAACCTGTAGATGCGAAAAAACTCAATTTACCA gatTATCACAAAATCATCAAAAAACCAATGGACTTGGGCACAATCAAAAAGCGGCTAGAGAATTCGTATTATTGGAGTGGGAAAGAATGCATTCAGGATTTCAATACCATGTTTACCAATTGTTATGTCTACAACAAGCCAGGAGAGGATGTTGTAGTCATGGCACAAGCTCTCGAAAAATTGTTTCTTACGAAG gTTGCCCAAATGCCGAAGGAAGAGGTGGAATTAGATCCACCTGTTCCGAAAGGACCCAAAGGCAAGAAAACTGGAAGAGTTGGTGGACCAGGAGTAGGTGCAGTAACTCCAGGAGCAGGTAGAGGACGGCCATCTTCTGGTGCAGCCGCCGTTACTTCCAGTGTACCAAATAGTTTAACACCTTCTGCTACATCAGCTGGAACAACAGGCGTAATACCAATGCCACCTCTTGGTACTCAGGCACCAGTTTCGGTACCTGGAAGCACAAATACAACTACCATCGCTCCACCATCAAGTATGGGTGTCACACCGATGGCTACTCACAATTCTCTGCCTCAGCAAGTTGTCCCTCCAACCACGGGTTACCATGCGCAGCCAGCAATGGATCCTCAAACAGCTGCTGCCGTACCGCCACCTCCACAAGTCCCTGCAACACCCACTGTAATGCCTCCGTCACAACCTGCCAAACTCAAAAAAGGAGTTAAAAGAAAAGCTGATACTACAACTCCTACTGCAAACGCGTTTGATCCATTGTATGCACCTATGGATTCCAAGAATGCCAAAATACCTACGAGAAGGGAATCTGGCAGGCAAATTAAGAAG CCAACAAGACAAGCGGAAGACGGCTTAGTGCCATACCATCAGGCCAATATGCCTCTTATGGGGGCAATGGCCCAGCag cctCCCCATGCTGGTgtcaaaggaaaagaaaaattgtctGAAGCACTAAAGTCTTGCaatgatattttgaaagaattattcGCTAAAAAACATTCG CCCTATGCTTGGCCTTTTTACAAACCTGTTGATGCAGAACTTCTAGGCCTTCATGACTATCATGAGATTATCAAGAAACCTATGGATCTTGGTACAGTAAAG ACGAAAATGGATAATCGTCAATATAAAACTGCGCATGAATTTGCGAGTGATGTACGACTTATATTTACTAATTGTTATAAGTATAACCCTCCTGATCATGACGTTGTTTCAATGGCTAGAAAACTACAAGATATATTTGAGATGAG ATATGCTAAAGTTCCCGATGAACCAATGGGTAGCAGTATGGTGGCTATGAAAGGAAGTAGCAGTGGTAGCGGTAGTAGTTCTGGAGGAGATAGTTCTTCCGAGAGTGATGATTCAGTTGAAGTTGAACGTACTCAGAAATTACTTGAATTACAGCAGGAG ttaaaagCTATGCAAGAGCAAATGAGGAAATTAGTAGAGGAGACcggtaaaaagaaaaacaaaaagaagaaaccaGATAAGCCAAAATCAAAGCCAATGAGCAATAAGAACAGCAGTCTTGTTGCCAGTCATACTGGTGCCATGAAAGAACTTATGAAACCGAGTGGGATTCCCAATGTGTCCGACAGTGTTGGTGCTAGTATAGCTAGTGTTGCAATGGGTGCAGGCGATTTGAAAATGCCTGGTGGCATAGCTAGTGATCTTCATCATCAAACTACAGCAGTAGGACCTAATAAGACCCATGCTGCAGGAAGCCTAGGGCATCATTTGCCAACAGCAGTGAATGCTAAGCCAAAAGGTAAACGGGGACCTGGAAAAGCTGCCACAACTGCGAATACCGCAACCAAAAGGCCGAAGGCTAACAGCAGATCTACTGggaacaagaagaaaaatactGGCAATCAACCACCTCCAATCACATTTGATTCAGAAGATGAAGACAATGCTAAACCAATGTCTTATGATGAGAAGAGGCAGCTTAGTTTGGATATTAATAAACTACCAG gtgaTAAATTAGGTCGTGTTGTACACATAATACAGTCTCGGGAACCTTCATTGAGGGATTCAAACCCAgatgaaattgaaattgattttgAGACACTGAAGCCATCGACGCTTAGAGAACTGGAAAGCTATGTTGCATCATGCCTCAGAAAGAAGCCAC ACAAAAAAGTCAGTGGTAAGTCTAAGGATGAACAAATGGCAGAAAAGAAACAAGAATTGGAAAAGAGGTTACAGGATGTAACAGGACAGTTAGGCAATGTCAAGAAAACTGCCAAGAAAG AAGACAGTAGTAAGTCTGTTGATGTAGTTGGAACCGGTGGTGCCAGTGGACCTTCGCGATTGTCGGCGTCAAGCAGTAGTAGCAGTGATAGTGACTCCAGCAGTAGTTCGCTTTCTTCATCAAGTACCGATTCAAGCGACAGTGAAGCAG GAAACTCATCAAATCGTCCACATAAAAAGAAAGCAAAGAAGAACGCACCAAGTACAGGACCTCCACCGACTGCTACCGTAGCATCG GCACCTACCTTAAATCATAGTGGAGCTCTTTTAATGAATAATCAACCATCGGCGAATTCTACGGGACCAATTACAAAGCCACCTGTTACGCAACCAAGCAATATTTCTTCAGAATCAg GAGGCAATAATAATCAACAGCCCGTCGCAGTGGCTGCTGTTACAACAGGGCAAAACATACCTGTCGCGAGTCACGCGTCTATGCCAGCCCAACCGTCACGACCTACAGCTCTGGCTACGGCCGCTCCTGTAAAAAAACCAACACcaacaccaccaccaccaccaccaccactaccaccgaCTACATCTAACCCACCAACTCCGTCGGTCTCTGTACCAACTCCACCGCCTAGCGTCACACCTACAAATACAAATTCTATGACAGCCTCGCCAGCTGTATCTCAACAACCGCAGCAACCACCAGCGTCCATTAGTTCCTTTCCAAATGCAAATACATCCGTTCCCACAGACGGAACAAATTTAAATCAACAGTCTGATCTTTTACAGCCATACAATACTTTAG CTTCGGTGCCTACTACACAGTCCTCCTTGGATCAAACACTTGCACTCAAAAAGGAGGCTTCATTTATTCAAACACAACCCACCTTGGATCAAACACTCGCTCTCAAGAAGGAGTCTTCATTTATCCAAACATCTCATACGAcgaataatactaataataataccAATCTGAGTTTACCGGATGTAAAATCTGTGAGCATGATGCCGACGAGTAATCTGAACTTGGGCAATATTAATGTGACAAACTTGAACATGAATTTGTCGCAAGGATTAGCAGCACATATGTCCATGCACAATCAATTAGAAAATATGATTAATACTACTGCGTCGTTGACTAATATACAGAATTCACACAACGTTACAATGTCGCAGCAGCATTCCAATGGGTTTCCTAATACAAAACGCGGAAATTCACCCAATATGCTGAATAATAACGGCATTCCAGGATTAAATATGGGAATGAATATGGGAACGATGAGTTCGATATTTGATCCCCTTCCTATAGTGACTATGCCGATGCAGATTTCTCAGATTGCtctaaaaaaagaggaaaagccTCCTTTCAGAGAAATACCAATTTCTCAGCCTCAACTGACACAGAAACCTATGGATG CAGGAGCTTTTTTTGCAGAAATGAACACCTTAGGAATACCACCTATGGGTAATCATACCAGTGCTCAATTGATGCCTGAAAAGAAAATGACCCCACCTGATTCGAAAAATTCTGCTTCGAACTTTGCATCCGCCTTTAAGAATAAg ACTGTAGAGCAGAATGTAAAAAATGCATCATCTTGGTCTTCCTTGGCACAAGCTTCAAGTCCTCAATCGGCAGCTGCAGGGAGTAGTATGAAGAGCGCAGCGCGAGATTCATTTCAGGCATTCAAGAAGCAAGCTAAAGAAAAACAGGATAGG cAAAGAGCTCTGATGGAGCAACAAGAAATGCGCAGACAGCAGAAGGAGCAAGCGGAACGAGAGAGATTAATGCGACAGGAGAATGAAAGAAGACGAGAACGAGAGGAAGAAGATGCTCTAGACAAAGTTAGGAAAAATATTGCAGATCAGCAAGGCAATGTTATGACTGCCACGACCAGAGCGGAAGAAGTAAAAGCCACTACTGATACAGATAGCAGTAGTCCGAGTCATTCGTCCAGTCAGGACAAGTCCGCTGCAGAAAGAGAACGTTTGAGGCAACGGGAGCAAGAACGTCGACGACGAGAAGCG ATGGCTAGCCATATTGACATGAACTTGCAGAGCGATTTGATGGCTGCGTTTGAGGAATCTTTATAA
- the LOC105201608 gene encoding bromodomain-containing protein 4 isoform X4 produces MQQVDTISQNNSLDVEERERLCNIPKTSIPGKASTTPASPAKEPPPRDEPPLEPVNGIVQPPVVPPPNRPGRITNQLQFLQKGVLKPVWKHQFAWPFQQPVDAKKLNLPDYHKIIKKPMDLGTIKKRLENSYYWSGKECIQDFNTMFTNCYVYNKPGEDVVVMAQALEKLFLTKVAQMPKEEVELDPPVPKGPKGKKTGRVGGPGVGAVTPGAGRGRPSSGAAAVTSSVPNSLTPSATSAGTTGVIPMPPLGTQAPVSVPGSTNTTTIAPPSSMGVTPMATHNSLPQQVVPPTTGYHAQPAMDPQTAAAVPPPPQVPATPTVMPPSQPAKLKKGVKRKADTTTPTANAFDPLYAPMDSKNAKIPTRRESGRQIKKPTRQAEDGLVPYHQANMPLMGAMAQQPPHAGVKGKEKLSEALKSCNDILKELFAKKHSPYAWPFYKPVDAELLGLHDYHEIIKKPMDLGTVKTKMDNRQYKTAHEFASDVRLIFTNCYKYNPPDHDVVSMARKLQDIFEMRYAKVPDEPMGSSMVAMKGSSSGSGSSSGGDSSSESDDSVEVERTQKLLELQQELKAMQEQMRKLVEETGKKKNKKKKPDKPKSKPMSNKNSSLVASHTGAMKELMKPSGIPNVSDSVGASIASVAMGAGDLKMPGGIASDLHHQTTAVGPNKTHAAGSLGHHLPTAVNAKPKGKRGPGKAATTANTATKRPKANSRSTGNKKKNTGNQPPPITFDSEDEDNAKPMSYDEKRQLSLDINKLPGDKLGRVVHIIQSREPSLRDSNPDEIEIDFETLKPSTLRELESYVASCLRKKPHKKVSGKSKDEQMAEKKQELEKRLQDVTGQLGNVKKTAKKEDSSKSVDVVGTGGASGPSRLSASSSSSSDSDSSSSSLSSSSTDSSDSEAGNSSNRPHKKKAKKNAPSTGPPPTATVASAPTLNHSGALLMNNQPSANSTGPITKPPVTQPSNISSESGGNNNQQPVAVAAVTTGQNIPVASHASMPAQPSRPTALATAAPVKKPTPTPPPPPPPLPPTTSNPPTPSVSVPTPPPSVTPTNTNSMTASPAVSQQPQQPPASISSFPNANTSVPTDGTNLNQQSDLLQPYNTLASVPTTQSSLDQTLALKKEASFIQTQPTLDQTLALKKESSFIQTSHTTNNTNNNTNLSLPDVKSVSMMPTSNLNLGNINVTNLNMNLSQGLAAHMSMHNQLENMINTTASLTNIQNSHNVTMSQQHSNGFPNTKRGNSPNMLNNNGIPGLNMGMNMGTMSSIFDPLPIVTMPMQISQIALKKEEKPPFREIPISQPQLTQKPMDAGAFFAEMNTLGIPPMGNHTSAQLMPEKKMTPPDSKNSASNFASAFKNKTVEQNVKNASSWSSLAQASSPQSAAAGSSMKSAARDSFQAFKKQAKEKQDRQRALMEQQEMRRQQKEQAERERLMRQENERRREREEEDALDKVRKNIADQQGNVMTATTRAEEVKATTDTDSSSPSHSSSQDKSAAERERLRQREQERRRREAMASHIDMNLQSDLMAAFEESL; encoded by the exons ATGCAGCAGGTGGACACCATCTCGCAGAACAATTCT TTAGATGTGGAGGAGCGAGAAAGGCTGTGTAATATACCGAAG ACGAGTATACCTGGCAAGGCTTCAACTACGCCAGCGAGTCCTGCAAAGGAACCGCCTCCACGTGATGAACCACCTCTGGAACCGGTGAATGGCATAGTTCAACCACCGGTCGTTCCACCACCGAATCGTCCAGGACGTATCACGAATCAGttgcaatttttgcaaaaaggtGTTTTGAAGCCAGTATGGAAGCATCAATTTGCCTGGCCCTTCCAACAACCTGTAGATGCGAAAAAACTCAATTTACCA gatTATCACAAAATCATCAAAAAACCAATGGACTTGGGCACAATCAAAAAGCGGCTAGAGAATTCGTATTATTGGAGTGGGAAAGAATGCATTCAGGATTTCAATACCATGTTTACCAATTGTTATGTCTACAACAAGCCAGGAGAGGATGTTGTAGTCATGGCACAAGCTCTCGAAAAATTGTTTCTTACGAAG gTTGCCCAAATGCCGAAGGAAGAGGTGGAATTAGATCCACCTGTTCCGAAAGGACCCAAAGGCAAGAAAACTGGAAGAGTTGGTGGACCAGGAGTAGGTGCAGTAACTCCAGGAGCAGGTAGAGGACGGCCATCTTCTGGTGCAGCCGCCGTTACTTCCAGTGTACCAAATAGTTTAACACCTTCTGCTACATCAGCTGGAACAACAGGCGTAATACCAATGCCACCTCTTGGTACTCAGGCACCAGTTTCGGTACCTGGAAGCACAAATACAACTACCATCGCTCCACCATCAAGTATGGGTGTCACACCGATGGCTACTCACAATTCTCTGCCTCAGCAAGTTGTCCCTCCAACCACGGGTTACCATGCGCAGCCAGCAATGGATCCTCAAACAGCTGCTGCCGTACCGCCACCTCCACAAGTCCCTGCAACACCCACTGTAATGCCTCCGTCACAACCTGCCAAACTCAAAAAAGGAGTTAAAAGAAAAGCTGATACTACAACTCCTACTGCAAACGCGTTTGATCCATTGTATGCACCTATGGATTCCAAGAATGCCAAAATACCTACGAGAAGGGAATCTGGCAGGCAAATTAAGAAG CCAACAAGACAAGCGGAAGACGGCTTAGTGCCATACCATCAGGCCAATATGCCTCTTATGGGGGCAATGGCCCAGCag cctCCCCATGCTGGTgtcaaaggaaaagaaaaattgtctGAAGCACTAAAGTCTTGCaatgatattttgaaagaattattcGCTAAAAAACATTCG CCCTATGCTTGGCCTTTTTACAAACCTGTTGATGCAGAACTTCTAGGCCTTCATGACTATCATGAGATTATCAAGAAACCTATGGATCTTGGTACAGTAAAG ACGAAAATGGATAATCGTCAATATAAAACTGCGCATGAATTTGCGAGTGATGTACGACTTATATTTACTAATTGTTATAAGTATAACCCTCCTGATCATGACGTTGTTTCAATGGCTAGAAAACTACAAGATATATTTGAGATGAG ATATGCTAAAGTTCCCGATGAACCAATGGGTAGCAGTATGGTGGCTATGAAAGGAAGTAGCAGTGGTAGCGGTAGTAGTTCTGGAGGAGATAGTTCTTCCGAGAGTGATGATTCAGTTGAAGTTGAACGTACTCAGAAATTACTTGAATTACAGCAGGAG ttaaaagCTATGCAAGAGCAAATGAGGAAATTAGTAGAGGAGACcggtaaaaagaaaaacaaaaagaagaaaccaGATAAGCCAAAATCAAAGCCAATGAGCAATAAGAACAGCAGTCTTGTTGCCAGTCATACTGGTGCCATGAAAGAACTTATGAAACCGAGTGGGATTCCCAATGTGTCCGACAGTGTTGGTGCTAGTATAGCTAGTGTTGCAATGGGTGCAGGCGATTTGAAAATGCCTGGTGGCATAGCTAGTGATCTTCATCATCAAACTACAGCAGTAGGACCTAATAAGACCCATGCTGCAGGAAGCCTAGGGCATCATTTGCCAACAGCAGTGAATGCTAAGCCAAAAGGTAAACGGGGACCTGGAAAAGCTGCCACAACTGCGAATACCGCAACCAAAAGGCCGAAGGCTAACAGCAGATCTACTGggaacaagaagaaaaatactGGCAATCAACCACCTCCAATCACATTTGATTCAGAAGATGAAGACAATGCTAAACCAATGTCTTATGATGAGAAGAGGCAGCTTAGTTTGGATATTAATAAACTACCAG gtgaTAAATTAGGTCGTGTTGTACACATAATACAGTCTCGGGAACCTTCATTGAGGGATTCAAACCCAgatgaaattgaaattgattttgAGACACTGAAGCCATCGACGCTTAGAGAACTGGAAAGCTATGTTGCATCATGCCTCAGAAAGAAGCCAC ACAAAAAAGTCAGTGGTAAGTCTAAGGATGAACAAATGGCAGAAAAGAAACAAGAATTGGAAAAGAGGTTACAGGATGTAACAGGACAGTTAGGCAATGTCAAGAAAACTGCCAAGAAAG AAGACAGTAGTAAGTCTGTTGATGTAGTTGGAACCGGTGGTGCCAGTGGACCTTCGCGATTGTCGGCGTCAAGCAGTAGTAGCAGTGATAGTGACTCCAGCAGTAGTTCGCTTTCTTCATCAAGTACCGATTCAAGCGACAGTGAAGCAG GAAACTCATCAAATCGTCCACATAAAAAGAAAGCAAAGAAGAACGCACCAAGTACAGGACCTCCACCGACTGCTACCGTAGCATCG GCACCTACCTTAAATCATAGTGGAGCTCTTTTAATGAATAATCAACCATCGGCGAATTCTACGGGACCAATTACAAAGCCACCTGTTACGCAACCAAGCAATATTTCTTCAGAATCAg GAGGCAATAATAATCAACAGCCCGTCGCAGTGGCTGCTGTTACAACAGGGCAAAACATACCTGTCGCGAGTCACGCGTCTATGCCAGCCCAACCGTCACGACCTACAGCTCTGGCTACGGCCGCTCCTGTAAAAAAACCAACACcaacaccaccaccaccaccaccaccactaccaccgaCTACATCTAACCCACCAACTCCGTCGGTCTCTGTACCAACTCCACCGCCTAGCGTCACACCTACAAATACAAATTCTATGACAGCCTCGCCAGCTGTATCTCAACAACCGCAGCAACCACCAGCGTCCATTAGTTCCTTTCCAAATGCAAATACATCCGTTCCCACAGACGGAACAAATTTAAATCAACAGTCTGATCTTTTACAGCCATACAATACTTTAG CTTCGGTGCCTACTACACAGTCCTCCTTGGATCAAACACTTGCACTCAAAAAGGAGGCTTCATTTATTCAAACACAACCCACCTTGGATCAAACACTCGCTCTCAAGAAGGAGTCTTCATTTATCCAAACATCTCATACGAcgaataatactaataataataccAATCTGAGTTTACCGGATGTAAAATCTGTGAGCATGATGCCGACGAGTAATCTGAACTTGGGCAATATTAATGTGACAAACTTGAACATGAATTTGTCGCAAGGATTAGCAGCACATATGTCCATGCACAATCAATTAGAAAATATGATTAATACTACTGCGTCGTTGACTAATATACAGAATTCACACAACGTTACAATGTCGCAGCAGCATTCCAATGGGTTTCCTAATACAAAACGCGGAAATTCACCCAATATGCTGAATAATAACGGCATTCCAGGATTAAATATGGGAATGAATATGGGAACGATGAGTTCGATATTTGATCCCCTTCCTATAGTGACTATGCCGATGCAGATTTCTCAGATTGCtctaaaaaaagaggaaaagccTCCTTTCAGAGAAATACCAATTTCTCAGCCTCAACTGACACAGAAACCTATGGATG CAGGAGCTTTTTTTGCAGAAATGAACACCTTAGGAATACCACCTATGGGTAATCATACCAGTGCTCAATTGATGCCTGAAAAGAAAATGACCCCACCTGATTCGAAAAATTCTGCTTCGAACTTTGCATCCGCCTTTAAGAATAAg ACTGTAGAGCAGAATGTAAAAAATGCATCATCTTGGTCTTCCTTGGCACAAGCTTCAAGTCCTCAATCGGCAGCTGCAGGGAGTAGTATGAAGAGCGCAGCGCGAGATTCATTTCAGGCATTCAAGAAGCAAGCTAAAGAAAAACAGGATAGG cAAAGAGCTCTGATGGAGCAACAAGAAATGCGCAGACAGCAGAAGGAGCAAGCGGAACGAGAGAGATTAATGCGACAGGAGAATGAAAGAAGACGAGAACGAGAGGAAGAAGATGCTCTAGACAAAGTTAGGAAAAATATTGCAGATCAGCAAGGCAATGTTATGACTGCCACGACCAGAGCGGAAGAAGTAAAAGCCACTACTGATACAGATAGCAGTAGTCCGAGTCATTCGTCCAGTCAGGACAAGTCCGCTGCAGAAAGAGAACGTTTGAGGCAACGGGAGCAAGAACGTCGACGACGAGAAGCG ATGGCTAGCCATATTGACATGAACTTGCAGAGCGATTTGATGGCTGCGTTTGAGGAATCTTTATAA